The DNA window ACTTTGGAGCGCCTCGTTTTCAACAGCGGCTATCTGATTGCATAAAACCACACATTGGAGCACCTGCTTCTAGCCGAATTCTCAGGCGCGCGTAAACATGGACAGTGAGAGTTTTTCAAAGCTGAAAGTGACCCCGGGGGATGGCACGAAGGTCAGCACCACGTCACTGTCGCCAATGATATTTTTGACCTTTTCCTTCGGCAGCTGCTCGACAACGTTAAAAACGCCGCTTTCGGAGAGTTCGATACGGTGCAGCCGCCGTGGATGGCTATCCCTTGCAATCAGATCGATTTTAGGGTTTGGGAAGTTCATATAGAGGTCGATCACACCCTGTTCAGCGCCATCCTCGATCGTCACGTTAACCCCTTTCATCCGCAAAACAGCAGCCGACAAGACGGTCGGATCAAAACGCCGGTCCGGCACGATGAAGTCTGAATAGGGCGCGTCGATTGGTTTGTCGGTTTTCTTGAAGTTGAAATCGAACAAGTTTTGCGATTGTTCACCTCGCTGGCTGATTTGCATCTGAAGCTTGACCTGCTCGCCGATGCGGGTACCCATGGTAACCATCAGCTTTGTCAGCGCTGCCTCAGGAGTCATGTCGAGACCTGAAATAACTCCATTGTCGATGAGGCCGACGCTTGCGGCATAAAGCCCCATTTCGACGGCGCCCTGAGGGCATTGGGTGATGTTGACCACCACCTTGTCGCCATTGCTGATGCCGTCGCCAAGGGCCGCAAGGAAATCAGCGTCTTCCGGTGCGTTGCCGGTGCCATATGTGCGAAAGACAACGCCTTTGACCTCATCGAGGTTGAGGATCTGGTTGAGATGGCTTGCCCTCAGGCCAGGATAGAGCGAAATATCGAGGACATCCGGATTGAGTTCGGTGTGCACCTGAAGGTCGAGCCCGACTGGAGGTGCCGGACGTATCTGGCTTTCGAAGATGCGGACATGCTCGCCGATCTCGCCAAGGGGTGGGCAGTTTGGCGTATCGAATCCGGTCCAGGCACTGGCGCTCATTTTCCGGGTGCGACAACCGCGAAGCACCTTATCGGCAAAGACGACGATGACCTCGGGTATCCTCGGCAAATCCGTTGCCTTGAAACCGGCAATTTGCAGGGCATGACCATAGTTCAAATTGGCATCTGTCCGCGCATTGGTCAGCGGAAGCTGTGAGCCGGTAATAATAACGGGTTTTGCAAGATTTTCCAGCATGAAGCTGAGGGCGGACGCGGTATAGGCGAGCGTGTCTGTGCCTTGAAGAATAATAAAACCATCATGATCTTCATAATTTTCCTCTATCTTACGCGCAATATTGATCCAATCATCTGGCGTCATTGAAGACGAGTCAAGCAATCGGCTAAATCGCTCCAGAGTCACATCGACACCGGGAGCTAATTCAGATGCTTCAGGCAAGGCATCTTCTAAATCCTCAAGCTCTAATGGCTCCAATGGGTGTCCTGGAACTGCACGGTTTGGCGCCATACCGAAGGTGCCGCCCGTATAAAGGACAAATACCTTCGAGATAATGTGATCATTTTTTACTCCATCAACCGCGTTGGAAATTTTTTCATTTGATGTCTTTGGTGACACACTATTTTTACGAGGCATTATTTTTCCTCTCCGTTTTCTATTACATCCAGTTCGCCGACGTAATCAGTTTCCATCATGCGTTTAATCTCGGAGATTTTTCTATCAATCGGCAGGTCACCTTTGTCGACCCGCTCCTGGATCTGCGGCAGGACCCACATGAATTTGGTGACTGCCGCCGGTGGAGCCATGTTGAGTGCCGCCAGGGCCCCTGCCGCCAGCGGAGGACCGGCCGGTTCATAGTTTGCGGTCATGCGAGGCTGGATCGGGAATTGGCTTGCCAACATGACTGGGATGTACCTCTCGGTGGCCGCCTTTATGAACGAGATGAGGCTCCAATGCCCTTCCGTCGGCACGTTGCCGATACCAAGCGTTTCAATAATGATGCCGTCGAGGGTTGGATTTTTCAGCAGTGGCATCAAGAAATCGGGGTTGAGCCCAGGATAAAGGTCGATCTTAAAGACGCCGCGCGAAAATTTATTACGCAGCTCCATCTCCCGGCGCCGATCGATTTTACGTAAATCTTGCGGCCTGATGTCGATATCATCGGCAATTGTGCCGAGAGGTTGCCAAGTCGGTGAGTGCATCCCATCAAAGCGGAAATCGTCCTTCTTTTGAACTCGGACACCGCGATGAATTTGGTCGCCTACAACCGCGACGACTTCCGGAACATTCCGCGTCGCCACCGCCACGGCGCGCGTCAGGTTAATTCGAGCGTCGCCGTGAATCACATCGGTACCGACCTGTGCGCCGACAAAGACGACAGGTACGCGCAGCCCCTCGCCTAATGCAAAAGCAATTGCGGAGGCGGTGTGAGGTAGGGTATCGGTCCCGTGCGCAACGACGAATCCGTCGAATCCGACGTAACGCCGGGCGAATATTGCGTCGGCCAACGTTTCCCAATCATCCGGGTTCATGTCGGAGCTGTCCTTGGCCATCAGGGCGACGGCCGTGACCTCGGCAATCGAATTGAGTTCGGGAAACTTGCGGAAGAAGCGGGTCAAATCCGGCGGGATGGCGTATTTCCCGTCGGGCTGCAATTCGGTGGAGATCATGCCGCCGGTATTGATGATGCAGATACGCTTGCGGGGGGCGTCCAATTTAACGGCAACACCGGGCAGTTGACTGGAAAAAACCTCCTCGCCCAGTTCTTTCTCTATTGTTTTTGCCCACGCCTTATCGAATACGTTGCGGTAGATGTCCGATTTAATTACGAGGTGTTTTTCATCCTTGGGATCGAACCGGACGAGCCCACTCGTCAGAAGCGATGCCCGCACTTCTTTACCCAGTGTCTTGACGGCTATTGGACCCTTCAGCGCCTTTTCGTAAGCTGCAATCACGCGAAAAGCGAGATCCGGTCGCTCAACGATGATGTCTCGCGGGGAGTTGAAATGAGCGCGGCGCCAATCTCCATCCTTGGCGCGGGCTATTCGATCCGACAGGAAAGGGGCGAGTTCCCCCGTGCTTTGGACATTTTCGCTGCGGGCTTCATCAAAAAGGCAAGCGGTAAGATAGGGCTGCCCGCCGGTAGCCGTAAGAATACCTGCCGCTATAGACAATCGCTCTTTTTTGTCCGTGGCGGGATAGCCCTCGGCCCACGCAGCAATGACTGCATTATCTTCGGGATCGAAATCACGGAGATCAACCTGTTTGGCCACTATATTGAACGCTGAGCCTCCCAGAGACTTAAGTAAGTTCTCCGGCGGATTGATGCCGATCAGGACGAAACTTAGGTCCAGTTCGTCGCGCCGCGCCGCGAGGACGCGAACCGCCTCGAATAGGCTATCGGTAAAATAAGAGTAGAGCTGAACAACATCGATCTCATCGAAGGCGACCACAATCGCCCCTTGCAGTCGGCTACGCAAGAATTCGGAAAAGAAAGTGGATATCAGATTGGTCGTCGGCATTTCGCCCTGGGCGGCAAGCCATTTTCCAAGATCACCTAAATCCAGTCGAAACTCACGACACAGCGCCCGAAACAAAGTTTCCGTCCAACCGCGTGCCATACGCGTGCTGTCTTCCGGCAGGCCGAATACTTCGCGGAAGTCAATCGTGCCGAAAGTGATTCCTTTATCTTTTAACGTATGTTGGGTCTTGACCCACAAGCTTGTCTTACCGGTCTGGCGTGGCGCCGTGATGACGAAAACATCCCGCCGTCGTTCAAGCATGCGAGTAAATTCGTGATCGACGCCGCGTTCGACATAGAGCGCTTGGTCGGATCGTACCGGCCCGCCTGAGGATTCATAGATGACAGGGGGGCTTTCTGTATTGGGAGAAGGCACGCGTTACTTTCCTAAACTAGTTTGGTTTCAACTCTGATCGCATGCAAATAGAACCGGCAGACGGTCGGCTCACGCAAATTACCGTCGATGAGCCCGAATTCGCGGAGGCTGCGACCGTATTTCCTCCAGATATCCTCCATCTGCTTCTGGTTTGAGGATTTATCGTTCAAATTGTCGGTCTGAAGGAGAACCGCTTTAAAAAGGTCCTTCAATACATAGTTTCTGCCGATGAGGAAGCTAATTTCCAGCTTCATTCGTTCCCAGTGGGATTCGTAGTCGCTCTCAATCTCAAGCGCCCGTTCTGTCGCCTCTTCGAAATCCTTGCCGCTTCGAATATCCCAGGCATAGAGATGGGTTAGATAGGGATGCCCATGAAAGAGTTCGTACACGTGCTTCGGATCGTACTTATCCGTTGAAACGTCCAGCAATCGAAACAGTTCGACAACATCTGTCTCGGTCAATTTCTCTAAGCGCAGTTCGCTGGCCTGTGTCGCGTAGGGAGATGCGTGGGCAGCCGACCAACTTTTGCCGGAGAATGCTGTAACCAAGACGAGCCGCTTGAATGGCGGCGCGCCGCGGGCGGCGGAGTAGCGCAACTCCGATAACCAATTCACGAGCGCCAACGGGTCGGTGATTGATCCGGCCAGTTTGAACAGCTGGTCGAGCCCGTCGATGACTACCACAACGCGCGCAAATCTCGTCCAAGCCATCTCCGCCCATCGTCGAAACGCCTCCTTCATGTCGTGGGCATCGCCCTGCAGAAGGTCCAACGGCATTCCGATCGCCCGATAAACCGCGCCGAAAATCTCCACCTGGGTTAATTTCTCACCGGCAGCAAAGGCAACATCCAAATTGACCATCACAACACAGCAGTTTTCCATGTTGCGAGCGTAATCGTAGACCCGGTTGAGGAAAGAGGATGTTCCGCCATTAATCGGCGCGACGACGATACTTGCCGGTGCCGTCCCGTTTTCCAAGATTGATTGGATCCTGTCGTCGGCGTCACGCTCCAGATAGTTGATCGCAAAAACTGCCAGTGATCCCCGCGGTTCGACAATCACCTTGGTGGGCGTTTCAGCGTCATTTGTCCCCTCCCCTAAAGCAATGCCGGCCAAAATTTGTTTGAAGGATATGATCTCGCTCGGCTTAATGTCGTTTGCCGCACGGGCAGTTCGCACTTGCCGCGCCTCGTCAAGATCGGCCAGCGCATCAGCTGCCCCAGCTTTATGGGCTTCGATGCGGGCAATCTGAGCATTGAAAGCCACCATGACTTTGGCTTCGTTGTCGGCGGACAAGCCCTGATGCCGTGAGCCAGAAGCGAGAAACTTGCTTATTGCTGCTTTAGAAACGCCAATGTCCGCTGCCAAATCAGTTTGTTGTAGGCCGAGTGATCCCTTCATGAAAACCAGCTTTTTGCGATGGTGGGGTGACAGTGTGGTAGATGGGCGATTCATCGGATAACTCATTTAATGCGCGAAAAAATTGTAATTTCGGGAAATATAGGTAAAAAATTGAGTGGCTGTCATCTGCGTGGTTAACGAATTTCGTTATTCTGTTAACTAATTGACAGTACGTCGCAGATAACCTACAAAAGTGCTCCGGCAGATTTCTCCGCCGGAGCGATTTTCTGGTGGTCTAGCGGCGCTATCCGCTTGGCCTATCGGATAAGTGCGATCACCGCCGCAACCGCGATCACAACGTGCGCGGCGGTGATCAACCACTTATGCGGATCGATGCCCCTCTCGTCCCTCTTAGGCTTGTTGGTGTTTGGGCGGGGTTTCAATGTCCCATCCTCCTTTTTGCTAAATGCCGAAGGCGGGATTGCCTTTGGTGCAAATAATATTAAGGGCCTCGGATGGGCGTTGTCCCTGGAAACTTGGGCAAAGAGTTTCGTGTTTCGGTGACAAATGCTAGAAATTAACCGTGTTGGAAAATTGTTGAGAAATTTTGTTGACAAATAGTAGTTGAGAATCTCTTGCCGTTTTAACGCCGATGAAGATTGTATTCATTTGCCATGCTCGTGGCCTCTGAAAAGCCCGGTCGCACGACTATAGTTTTGGCAAGTTGTCGGCGATCAGTAGATGCCTGCCCTTCGAACTACGATGGCAAAAATCCATGGTCAGTATTGAAGTTGGCTCGACGCTGAATGCGCCTGTCGCGACAGCTGGTCGTAAACAGCATGTCGCAGACGAATGCCTACGGCGCTTGTCATCTTGTTGGTCGGCGCCGATCTGCAAATGCCGGATGGTCACGCAATTGACCGTAAGCGCGGATATCGTCGCGGATTTCCCGCCGCCTCGATGCGAATTCGCGGGCAAGTTCGGCCCGCATATCGACAAGCCGCCGCCGTTCGGCGAGCTGTGCGAAGATCGAAGCGTCAAGTTCTTCCCGGTCCCGTAGCGCGCAGGCAGCCGCCTCCCGCTCGTTGCGATGCTGAATGCGCTTTGTCTCGCCGCGAGCCCAATCCCACAGACCCTTCAAGCCGGAACGAAAGCGAGATTGGCGGATGCGGGCTTCCTGCCATTTGCGGTGTTCGATGGTCTCGATCAGCTTTTGTCGTGTGGCGCGGTGGCGGTGAACCATCGCGCGGCGCTGTTTGTGCAATTGGCTGTTGTACGGCTGAAGATCGCTTAGCAACTGGCCCTTATGCCGCTGCATAGCCTCCTGCATTTCCTCGGCGATCTTTGCCTTTGTGGCCGCCACATCCGGCAGGTCGTCTTCATCACTCAGCCGCTGGCGGACAGCCTTCGTCCTGACGCCAATCCATTTTGGGAGCGCGCAGACCTCACCATGCATGTCGAGGGCAACGAAGCTTCTGCGGTCGCCTTTGGCCAATCGATAGCCGCGCTCCTCCAGCGCATGGATGAAGGACGTCTTCGCGTCAGATATCGCCCAGGCATCCTGCAGGGCCGCTTTGATGGCACGAGGGTCTTTTCCCTGCCGCTTCG is part of the Rhodobium gokarnense genome and encodes:
- a CDS encoding asparaginase; this encodes MPRKNSVSPKTSNEKISNAVDGVKNDHIISKVFVLYTGGTFGMAPNRAVPGHPLEPLELEDLEDALPEASELAPGVDVTLERFSRLLDSSSMTPDDWINIARKIEENYEDHDGFIILQGTDTLAYTASALSFMLENLAKPVIITGSQLPLTNARTDANLNYGHALQIAGFKATDLPRIPEVIVVFADKVLRGCRTRKMSASAWTGFDTPNCPPLGEIGEHVRIFESQIRPAPPVGLDLQVHTELNPDVLDISLYPGLRASHLNQILNLDEVKGVVFRTYGTGNAPEDADFLAALGDGISNGDKVVVNITQCPQGAVEMGLYAASVGLIDNGVISGLDMTPEAALTKLMVTMGTRIGEQVKLQMQISQRGEQSQNLFDFNFKKTDKPIDAPYSDFIVPDRRFDPTVLSAAVLRMKGVNVTIEDGAEQGVIDLYMNFPNPKIDLIARDSHPRRLHRIELSESGVFNVVEQLPKEKVKNIIGDSDVVLTFVPSPGVTFSFEKLSLSMFTRA
- a CDS encoding asparaginase domain-containing protein; the encoded protein is MPSPNTESPPVIYESSGGPVRSDQALYVERGVDHEFTRMLERRRDVFVITAPRQTGKTSLWVKTQHTLKDKGITFGTIDFREVFGLPEDSTRMARGWTETLFRALCREFRLDLGDLGKWLAAQGEMPTTNLISTFFSEFLRSRLQGAIVVAFDEIDVVQLYSYFTDSLFEAVRVLAARRDELDLSFVLIGINPPENLLKSLGGSAFNIVAKQVDLRDFDPEDNAVIAAWAEGYPATDKKERLSIAAGILTATGGQPYLTACLFDEARSENVQSTGELAPFLSDRIARAKDGDWRRAHFNSPRDIIVERPDLAFRVIAAYEKALKGPIAVKTLGKEVRASLLTSGLVRFDPKDEKHLVIKSDIYRNVFDKAWAKTIEKELGEEVFSSQLPGVAVKLDAPRKRICIINTGGMISTELQPDGKYAIPPDLTRFFRKFPELNSIAEVTAVALMAKDSSDMNPDDWETLADAIFARRYVGFDGFVVAHGTDTLPHTASAIAFALGEGLRVPVVFVGAQVGTDVIHGDARINLTRAVAVATRNVPEVVAVVGDQIHRGVRVQKKDDFRFDGMHSPTWQPLGTIADDIDIRPQDLRKIDRRREMELRNKFSRGVFKIDLYPGLNPDFLMPLLKNPTLDGIIIETLGIGNVPTEGHWSLISFIKAATERYIPVMLASQFPIQPRMTANYEPAGPPLAAGALAALNMAPPAAVTKFMWVLPQIQERVDKGDLPIDRKISEIKRMMETDYVGELDVIENGEEK
- a CDS encoding AAA-like domain-containing protein yields the protein MKGSLGLQQTDLAADIGVSKAAISKFLASGSRHQGLSADNEAKVMVAFNAQIARIEAHKAGAADALADLDEARQVRTARAANDIKPSEIISFKQILAGIALGEGTNDAETPTKVIVEPRGSLAVFAINYLERDADDRIQSILENGTAPASIVVAPINGGTSSFLNRVYDYARNMENCCVVMVNLDVAFAAGEKLTQVEIFGAVYRAIGMPLDLLQGDAHDMKEAFRRWAEMAWTRFARVVVVIDGLDQLFKLAGSITDPLALVNWLSELRYSAARGAPPFKRLVLVTAFSGKSWSAAHASPYATQASELRLEKLTETDVVELFRLLDVSTDKYDPKHVYELFHGHPYLTHLYAWDIRSGKDFEEATERALEIESDYESHWERMKLEISFLIGRNYVLKDLFKAVLLQTDNLNDKSSNQKQMEDIWRKYGRSLREFGLIDGNLREPTVCRFYLHAIRVETKLV
- a CDS encoding relaxase/mobilization nuclease domain-containing protein; its protein translation is MILVGNQRGGGKQLALHLLKEENDHVQVHEIRGFVAQDLRGALNEAYAVSRGTRCKQYLFSLSLNPPSSAVVETADFEAAIARIENELGLDGQPRAIVFHEKEGRRHAHAVWSRIKTDDMKAVQLSYTKKTLMGMARELFLEHGWTMPRGLVQSDAGDPRNFSLAEWQQAKRQGKDPRAIKAALQDAWAISDAKTSFIHALEERGYRLAKGDRRSFVALDMHGEVCALPKWIGVRTKAVRQRLSDEDDLPDVAATKAKIAEEMQEAMQRHKGQLLSDLQPYNSQLHKQRRAMVHRHRATRQKLIETIEHRKWQEARIRQSRFRSGLKGLWDWARGETKRIQHRNEREAAACALRDREELDASIFAQLAERRRLVDMRAELAREFASRRREIRDDIRAYGQLRDHPAFADRRRPTR